Sequence from the Eriocheir sinensis breed Jianghai 21 chromosome 63, ASM2467909v1, whole genome shotgun sequence genome:
GCGGTGCTGGTATTATTGTAATCTTTTTGCaatctctttgtttttctttatctttttccttcattagctttttcttttctattttgttttacttctttctttccttccttttcttcttttctccttattcaaaGCCTTGTCCTCATTCTaacttattcttattctcattcttattccttctcctattACTATTTTTATCATTTCCACTGATGACACtaatgctattactattactgttactattactactactactactactactactactactactactactactactactatttctactactaccactaacaccactatactactacttctactactactactactactactactactacttctactactactactactgctgttactactgtcCTCTGACCTTCAGGTAGTACATGTTGCGGTCGCAGCGCAAAGGGTTGTTAGCGACATCCAATATCAGGTCTTCTCGCGACACTAAGACTTTAAATTCCTCGAGGTCGATCTGCAACAGAGGAAAAGGTGCATGGCACAGGAGACGAAGAGAGACGGTAAACACATCTCCTGAAgcgtcctcctcctgtctcctaaACGAGGCCACACCACGGTACACAAATGCAAAAGGAGCACTTAAGAgtctttatttttatccttaCTTTCGTTTTCGAATAAATGCTTTACAAGAGCCGGTGTAGCAGGACTGAAGGGACCGGAGGGTGGGGGCTCGTCAGGATGTCACGCTGGACCGCCCTGCCAGTCTGCTCAGAGGCTACCAGATGAAAGATAGGATTTGATGCGtgtatagtccatcgactctaacttgagcccttggcCCGGGGAACCACcaattgtttacacatctagcgatgacctgcgcatggcgaccTGTCTCGCTATTAGTCTGGGTCCGTGTGGTGTGTACCCACAGATCGactaatgagcacttgctcacgtcgtgagggtatcTGCTGGctaaagcgagtccaactcgtgatcaggccgtggtgtattacacacacacacacacacacacacacacacacacacacacacacacacacacgaaagcagGTAATAAGATGTAGTATAAATTGCCTTCGAGCCGAGTATGTACAGTGTACGTTTACCTTTTCGATCAAATTGTCGGTGAGGGAGATGTGTTTGATGCGGGGGAAAGCCCTTCCGAGGCGCGGCAAGGCGGTCAGCTGGTTGTGGTCGAAGTAGAGGACTGTGAGGTTTTCGTGGTGAGGCCTGAGGTACTCCATCAAGATGTCCACCGAAGTCAGCTGAAATGAAGCCAAGTTACTATACTCTATTTCATTTAGGTTGCTGCCTTACCCCGTCCCACAaacggaaggggggggagggggggtagccAGCCACCGTCCCTGGTGCTGGGTGCATGGTGAAATTGTGTGGCACCCGGTGATGAACAGAAATACTACAGCCACTCAGTATTCTACCGCTTCTTCCCTAAATACAGGTTTTCGGAGTACATGAGCATCACATTCGTTACCAGTAATAATTTTCTCGTCAGTTAGGCACAAGGCAAAGCAGGTACATGATATATGGAATGCCGACATATTTGAGACAAGACAAATCTTTACTTTTCGGTGAGGGGCAGGAGAAAACTGGTCACGCAGAAGTGTGTGGGACATAGTGCTCTCTCTGCCCGCGGAGGTGTCGACAAGCTCCAATCAAGAGGAGTGTCCGGACCACTGCTATATAGTAAACAGTAAACGGTACTCTCGTTTGACATAATATATACAATACAATCTAATACATAACACATTTATCCCAAGCCACTGAAACTATAACCATTAATTGAATTTTCTTGCCTATGTATAAAGCAAATTAACTCAAACCATGTGATGTGGTAAGAACGAACATATCCGAGGGGCTCACATTGTTCCAACCGAAGTGAATTTTTGTGACGTTGTTGGGCAGCATCGGGTCCAGCGCGTGCATCTCCGCCAGGGCGTCGTCCGTCAGCCCACGACCGTCGCAGTCCATGGACATGTTGTATGCGCCGCTCATGAAGTACCAATTGCACTTGCAGTTGTCAATCAAACATCCGGTGATTCCCTACGAAACGAAAAAAAGTGATTACCAGCCCCAGGTATTTGTTGTGTCACAGCTTTCATAAGTTCCTTGTTTTCATATGATAAGCATAATGCTATGTCGCTGTGATGTGCCGGATACAGCATATAGTTGCCGGAAGAACGCAGGTAAGCTTGCATGCCTTGTATTCTGAGGGTCGGGatactaaaaatacacataaaaacaacaTTCGATGTGAAATAGTTATCTGAATAGTTAAACTAACTCGCAAGTATCTAAGGTATTCGTAAGGCGGCCATTTTGCATTTCGATCATATGCTCTTAGGATTCTTCAGGATTTACATGAAGATCTACAAGGTGTCCCGGGCCAGTGTCCAAAAAGGTAGGCAAGGCTGGGAGCACACGCCGGagctgcgtgtggcctcggtgcaGGGGCCGTCAGGCATGTGGTTGGTAAGAGCCCGGACCAGTACACTCGTAGCATTCTAACCACTTCACAATGAAGGCGCAACGGCCCAATTTTAGAATCCTAAAGTTTGAATGTTGACATTTTAATTATAACTGTGTAATTTATATTAGTAGAATACTAATTATCGTCAACTTAACAAAAGCATAACCGATCCCCGGCTATTGCTTCCTGATCActgcttttcttttccctttccttctgcagGTGGTGTCGGCTGACGAGCACCGTCAGGTAATTGTGACGATCATCTTTAGTCCTGTTAACACGCAAAGCACTCACGAACTTCTGGATCTTCTGAATGCCTTCCTGCATGCCGTACTCTATCGGAAGAGTTGAGTTGGAGTCTTCGTAGTGCCAGGCGTCGGAACAAGTGGCGTCCTCAACGTCCACTACCAGTCCTGGACGCTGCAACAGTCGTCCCTCCTGCAGACACCTCCATTTTTTGCCTGAAAGAGAGACTCGGAGCTTACTGCAACATCGAGTCTGTGAAAAATCAGCAACAGTCCCTCAGCGTCCCTGAAACTGGTAAAAGATGATTAGACTTACACCCATTTCCGTTCACTCCGATAACAACAGAACCAACAGAGGACACAGGACTAGCAGGaggatgcaagaggaggaggaggaggaggaggacgagatggaggaggaggagtaccttTCAGCGTGAGGTTCTTGAGAGGGCAGTGGGTGAAGAGATCCTCGTCCAGGAAGACACTCTTGCCCAGGACCAGGGACTGGACCGGGCAGCGCCTGCTCGTGGCCGTGACGCCCCGGACGCGGCGGCCGCTCAGCGGGATCTCCAGCTGGGTCTCGTCCGCTCCTGCCACGTCGAAGTAGAGGTCACCGTTTTTCTCAACGGTTGGGAGCGAGTCGCTTTTCTCTTTCCAGTTCGGCATCAAAAAAGGCGGCAGAGTTCGACGTTCCGTTCCTCTGTTTGGATCCTCGCGCTGCGGttgtgcttcttcctcttcttcggctCCGTCTGCGTGCCCCAGCAGCAGGCACAGGCAGAGGGCCAGCCTCAGCAGGGACCGTCGGGCAGCAGTGCTCGGGGCCATGTCGGGCAGGCTGGAGGTCGCTGGTCAGGGGGAACAGTGGGGGTTGTCACTTCAAAGCGTTTTACTTCAGTGTTCCTGACGaatgaaaattaatgaaaagcgAACAGTAGCAGCTCGTTGTATTTCATTGggtgtcttttttttccatcactgAGGGAAAGAAACCATCACTGCGATAACagtcaaaagaaaacaaaatcagtttggtcttcacacacacacacacacacacacacacacacacacacacacatacgtgcagaagggagtgaaggattaGCCTCGGGTGTGTGCGTGGTGTTGATCACTGGACGCAGAGCAATCTTTCACTGGCAGGCAGACGGTGGCCGGCCTCCCCCCGCCTGTGATAAGCAGTTTCCTCTCTTGGCGCTCACACGCACTAGTCATCACCAGCAGAGTGTAAAGGGTATGCTGCTGTCTAAGTTATTTATATGGACATTTATggcagaaaggaaaaagaacacatCCATAGCATATTTTACCTTTTGAAATTGAAGACATTGATATtttaatttacacacacacacacacacgcacacacacacacacgggatgtaCATAAGATTCACTCACCTCGCCTCCTCGCCCCATGGTGCACCCCCCACCTGCCCGGCTGGCCCTCACCTCCTGCGGGTCTCGGGAGGGTCGCTCAAACACGCCCTTGCTCTGTAAACACTCGACAAACACCGCCTTAACACTACCCACGAGTCTTCTTCCCTCACTCAGCCACACTCAACCTAGTTTGGATCGTCCACTGCCAGGTTATAAAGCACGAAAATACTCCTGATCTTAACACACTTGATAAACACTGCGTAaaaactgtacacacacacacacacacacacacacacacacacacacacacacatcctctctctctctctctctctgatctgatCCTCTTTAAGTTCAGGGAAGCTTTAAGTGAGATGTTTCTGAGTACTGTTTTGGAACTAAGAAAAAAACAATCGTACAATTCACAttttactcatttattgttaACTGTATGACTGGCCTTCCCCACACAAGATGCATGATGGTACTTAAATTCTCGcggccccttgtgtgtgtgtgtgtgtgtgtgtgtgtgtgtgtgtgtgtttagaagttCATGTTCTTAAGTTCTCTTAATTATGCGACAGGTTATCATATTATATAACCGAAGTGAAAATTAATAATGCCCAGTGTATTTTAATataagtaacgagagagagagagagagagagagagagagagagagagagagagagagagagagagagagagagagagagagaaacgtatgtACTAAAAATATAACATACACCATAGAAAACGATGCCCTTTTAGGATGAACTGAAGCAATTCCCCTTCCCTCAGCTACCTAAACTCGAGCATGTATAAATTTCAGACGCATGATAATACACAAATTTGAACGTTGTTTTTTCTTGGCTACACATTAATGCTattggctcttcctcctcctcctcctcctcctcctcctcctcctttccaataGCCTTCTCCTACgataattttcctcctccacattgtcctcttcctcctccttttcctattgctactactactactactactactactactactactactactactactactactgctactactactactactaccactactactactatcactattactactactacttctactactactacgagagctACTATTTTTCtacagtgaaggaggcagctcaagggcacaaacatCAGCTCAAGACTGCTCCGGCAAAGAAACGGTACTGGTTAAAAATGTATCAGAGTCGGTTAGTCATTCGTCCTTGTCCGTTCCCGCCTTGGTTCCAGGACACAGGCAACACAACACGGTCTTGAGGCAACACACCAGGTAGTCCATCTTCGGCCTCCTCACCTGGTTGCCCCGGAGGTTggcgaggatgaggatgaggtcgAGCATCAGGTAGATTATGAAGAGGTTGAGGAGACCGAGGGCGATGTTGAGGAGGAGCCACCAGTCCACTTCCGAGCTGCTGGCCACCTCCGACACCTTGTAGAGTGGCATTGGCtcctggggggggggagggggggggtgttaCATGCGTGAGTGTGGTACTTATCTCGTCACACCCTATCAGTTTGTTAACATATTTCTCATCCCCGTCGAGATGTGTAATTGGAACCGTATGAAAATATTATAGTTATTCCTCTCTGATTATTGTTTGTCTCAGTTAGGAATAATGATTAAAGAGATATCACTAAACTGTGTTCGTAAAGCGTGTATTGCATATCTCGACGGTGTGTTGATcggctgtgtgttgtgtgtctactctgtgtgtgtgtgtgtgtgtgtgtgtcaggcttaCGCAGTGCTCTCTCTATGTGCGGTGTTTTTGTTATTGCTTAAAAATTTTGTACCCCCGCGGAGAACCACCACGCCGCCTTGTCGAGTGACGGCCCGAGAGGAGGCTCCCGACAGATCGACTCTATCAGCTGATGCCCACCAAACCGATCATTCGACGAGGAGTGACGTTGTGGCGTGTGGTGAGGGATGTTGACACTAGGCATGAGGTGTCATTATACAGCCGAATAGTaaaccggtagcagcgacggggtaaatttgtggccttaccgtgtagcagcgacggggcaaatttgtgcctttaccgtgtagcagcgacgggccaaatttgtgcctttaccgtgtagcagcgacgggccaaatttgtggctttaccgtgtagcagcgacgaggcaaatttgtggctttaccgtgtagcagcgacgggccaaatttgtgccatgatataaaccccccaaaaatagatgatgcataaactgatcacaagttctttgatatatattatgaaatgatttgcgtgagtgatgatttttttctcatttttctcgctttggggcctttaagaaacatgatccccgcagctaccgggttaaaataatCTAATACTATGATAACTTCTCAtatacctctctttcggccacctctattgattctttttttttaggagcagcgagtagcgggctttttttatattattgtttcctttttttgtgcccttgagctgtctccttcgatgtaaaaaaaaaaatacaggtaaaagaACGCGAGGCTTGGTACACTCACGCCGTCGGGGCCGCTGAGGCACGTCACATCCTTGAAGTACGTGTTGCAGAACTTCCAGCCGCCCTTGCAGAGATGGTGGACGATGACCTGCAGGGGGGAGGGTGGGAGTAGTCAGCCCTTGAGGTGTTTGTGTTATtggtattttcattattattagttttcaTTATTAATAGCATTGTTGttttctatattattattattattttgattgcTATTCGTACCATTATttctactattaatattatttttttttatcattatacaAAACAAAGActgatacttctactactacttcatctgctactactactactactactactactactgctactactactactactaccactactgctaccactattactactaccactaatactaatacaaatactaataccactaccaaaacaacaacaacacctactacaactactaccaccatcactactattactcctcctcctactactactactgttcgcTGACCTTGAAGTCGTACATGTGTTCGTTGCAGCGGAAAGGGTTGCCGGCGAGGGAGAGCAGCAGACCTTCCCGCGACACAAGGTTCTCAAAGTCCTCGAGGTCGATCTGCGAAGGAGGAAAACGTTGATACAAAGAACGAGGTGAGACGGTTACCGGACCTCCTGAAGCGACCCTGGAGCATATTTTCAGACACTCCGGCGCCCTagtcacatatttaacaaggctttcataagagtttgagggatttccatgggtagatttacgaccttggtgatagtttgacccttcttctgcacatTGAACCTAAAAGGACACTCGTTACAGCCCGACTGACCTCCCTttgggcctttggaaatagttgataccGCCCCTTGTCCCCGTCAACGAGCCCACACTTTGCTTGAGTTATCCCTGTGGCGAGGTGCTGTATAAGAgtggtaataggaggaggaggaggaggaggaataggaaagggtgTGGTGGGCTTGGTAAGGACTGAGAGGGGAATGTCAAGGCCGGGTCACACTAAGGCAGGGTCACACTAAGGCCGGGTCACACTAAGGCCGGGTCACACTAAGGCCGGGTCACACTAAGGCCGGGTCACACTAAGGCCGGGTCACACTAAGGCCGGGTCACACTAAGGCCGGGTCGTCTTCGGATAGTCTAAGGCAAGAACCGGCTACCAAACTATGCCGACAAacgtatttttttacagtaaaggaggaagcTCAGAGGCAAAAAAgcaccctcccccccaaaaaaagggccacaagagtaaataaaaagtaaagaataaataataacgtAAACAAAAACGAAGTAGCAGGTTCTGGGCGGAGcagtctgtgtgtgcgtgcgtttgtttACCTCCTCGATCG
This genomic interval carries:
- the LOC126986987 gene encoding uncharacterized protein LOC126986987 isoform X1 is translated as MAPSTAARRPLLRLALCLCLLLGHADGAEEEEEAQPQREDPNRGTERRTLPPFLMPNWKEKSDSLPTVEKNGDLYFDVAGADETQLEIPLSGRRVRGVTATSRRCPVQSLVLGKSVFLDEDLFTHCPLKNLTLKGKKWRCLQEGRLLQRPGLVVDVEDATCSDAWHYEDSNSTLPIEYGMQEGIQKIQKFGITGCLIDNCKCNWYFMSGAYNMSMDCDGRGLTDDALAEMHALDPMLPNNVTKIHFGWNNLTSVDILMEYLRPHHENLTVLYFDHNQLTALPRLGRAFPRIKHISLTDNLIEKIDLEEFKVLVSREDLILDVANNPLRCDRNMYYLKSYIHDRCMAGWKLCTRYFKMLTCRNEPNGKPVPLYKVSKPGSIWDIDWWLFLNITLGLLNAIMITLIVDLILVLANVRGNQGRRPMMDRLVCWLKAVLLPPGSRDQGGNGQGRRHRLKK
- the LOC126986987 gene encoding uncharacterized protein LOC126986987 isoform X5, which codes for MAPSTAARRPLLRLALCLCLLLGHADGAEEEEEAQPQREDPNRGTERRTLPPFLMPNWKEKSDSLPTVEKNGDLYFDVAGADETQLEIPLSGRRVRGVTATSRRCPVQSLVLGKSVFLDEDLFTHCPLKNLTLKGKKWRCLQEGRLLQRPGLVVDVEDATCSDAWHYEDSNSTLPIEYGMQEGIQKIQKFGITGCLIDNCKCNWYFMSGAYNMSMDCDGRGLTDDALAEMHALDPMLPNNVTKIHFGWNNIDLEEFKVLVSREDLILDVANNPLRCDRNMYYLKSYIHDRCMAGWKLCTRYFKMLTCRNEPNGKPVPLYKVSKPGSIWDIDWWLFLNITLGLLNAIMITLIVDLILVLANVRGNQGRRPMMDRLVCWLKAVLLPPGSRDQGGNGQGRRHRLKK
- the LOC126986987 gene encoding uncharacterized protein LOC126986987 isoform X4; amino-acid sequence: MAPSTAARRPLLRLALCLCLLLGHADGAEEEEEAQPQREDPNRGTERRTLPPFLMPNWKEKSDSLPTVEKNGDLYFDVAGADETQLEIPLSGRRVRGVTATSRRCPVQSLVLGKSVFLDEDLFTHCPLKNLTLKGKKWRCLQEGRLLQRPGLVVDVEDATCSDAWHYEDSNSTLPIEYGMQEGIQKIQKFGITGCLIDNCKCNWYFMSGAYNMSMDCDGRGLTDDALAEMHALDPMLPNNVTKIHFGWNNLTSVDILMEYLRPHHENLTVLYFDHNQLTALPRLGRAFPRIKHISLTDNLIEKSYIHDRCMAGWKLCTRYFKMLTCRNEPNGKPVPLYKVSKPGSIWDIDWWLFLNITLGLLNAIMITLIVDLILVLANVRGNQGRRPMMDRLVCWLKAVLLPPGSRDQGGNGQGRRHRLKK